TCTTTCTGGCGCTCATTGGTGTGGTACTTTGGGGAACGCTTATCGGCTCTATGCTTCCCTTTGTATTGCGACGCCTCGGGTTTGACCCTGCCGTCTCTTCGGCGCCCTTTGTGGCCACCCTTGTGGATGTCACGGGCATCATTATCTATTTCGAGGTAGCGCGGCTGATGCTAACGGGGACGCTTCTCTAAAGGCATACCCACAAGCCTTCCTGCAAGGTTTGCCAAAGCGGAGCTTTGGGGCTGCAGTGCGTAGGCTGCTTCGACGGCCTGGCGGGTCTCTGCTGCATAGCCTTGGGCCAAAAGACGCCGGGCTAGCTTAAGCAGGCTCAGCGCCTCGGCATGCCGTGCAACTTCAAGCTCGGCCTGCGTGAGCAGTGGCGCGAGACAGCGAATGGCCTCTGCTTGTTGTAAATGATACTGACCCTCCGCTGCGTCTCCTAGCGCGTTAAGCAGGCGCCCAAGCTGATAGTGCGCGGCAAGCTGCCAGGGACGCGCTGCCACTACGGCGCGCAACATTGCTACAGCTTCAGCAGTTTGGCCGGTGCGTGCCAGCAGCATTCCCAGGGCCAGCTGGTAGTCTACCTTTTCCGGGGCCCATCGAAGCGCTTTGCGCGCTGCTTGGAGCGCTTCAGGGTAGCGGCCTTCGGTTTCGTAAAGCTGGCGCAGCCCATCCCATGCTTCAGCCAGCGTACTGTCAAGACGCAGGGCTTCCAAAAAAGCTACAGCTGCACTATCTGCCTGCCCAAGTGCTTGGTAGAGATGCCCAAGTCCAAGCCAAGCGGCCGCACGAAGCAATCCTTCGGCCTGGCGCAGTGCCTGATTGTAAAGAGACACCGCTTTGCGCAAATGCCCTTGTTGCTCCACTACGCGGGCCAGCAGCAAGCGGGCTTCAGGGTGCGCTGGGGCCCGCGCCAACGCTT
This Rhodothermus bifroesti DNA region includes the following protein-coding sequences:
- a CDS encoding tetratricopeptide repeat protein; amino-acid sequence: MVQQLTAQLAQAYRAGNRAQVLLLADSLCQIAPERPEGYVWKAALLRELGQLSQAEALLYEALARAPAHPEARLLLARVVEQQGHLRKAVSLYNQALRQAEGLLRAAAWLGLGHLYQALGQADSAAVAFLEALRLDSTLAEAWDGLRQLYETEGRYPEALQAARKALRWAPEKVDYQLALGMLLARTGQTAEAVAMLRAVVAARPWQLAAHYQLGRLLNALGDAAEGQYHLQQAEAIRCLAPLLTQAELEVARHAEALSLLKLARRLLAQGYAAETRQAVEAAYALQPQSSALANLAGRLVGMPLEKRPR